The following are encoded in a window of Candidatus Cloacimonadota bacterium genomic DNA:
- a CDS encoding glycosyltransferase 87 family protein → MTNYFKYFFLLLLIYSIVIAFIGISCDTFYTIKYGGIDLRNRVVGARVWLDGRDPYFTKWDENTPDYFLDGRDYFYDLPVSRCTVTPSFLMLHLPLASINYKTQQYIWFILQELMLLTTIYILAFLAKNKFKLVLIIGFLFQFGAYFWRFHVANGQIYVLFLFMITLAYLFVKSNLKYSSFWAGLILGITATWRPPLLIMGIPFLIFKKWKLISGGFCGIVLGFVSSLFINGIDIWRSYFAAMKIVEQFHLGLIDFKLLVHDHFNNVEGVTNSFFSADVPGLDASIQGFLFNQFETVVHSRYLWSALFIITIGLSIYLLKKRNENKSWEIIFFWGVTLLFLSEFFLPAARLSYNNVLWLLPISLLIIETNDPTKLIDSPLILFILGILLNYLYNLHILTIIFADFTILFYLIFMWFKIDRVNLGTPAKVS, encoded by the coding sequence ATGACTAATTATTTCAAATATTTCTTTTTACTATTGCTTATCTATTCGATCGTTATCGCATTTATCGGAATCAGTTGCGACACTTTTTATACAATAAAATATGGTGGAATCGATCTGCGAAATCGGGTGGTTGGAGCGCGCGTGTGGCTGGATGGCAGAGATCCGTATTTTACGAAATGGGATGAAAATACACCCGACTATTTTCTGGATGGCAGAGATTATTTTTACGATCTTCCCGTAAGCAGATGCACCGTAACGCCGTCTTTTCTGATGCTGCATCTACCACTTGCATCGATAAATTATAAAACACAGCAGTACATTTGGTTTATTTTGCAGGAGCTAATGCTGCTGACGACAATTTATATATTAGCTTTTTTGGCAAAAAACAAGTTCAAACTCGTTTTAATCATTGGGTTCCTTTTCCAGTTCGGAGCTTATTTCTGGCGCTTTCACGTGGCAAATGGTCAAATTTATGTCCTGTTTTTGTTCATGATTACTTTGGCTTATTTATTTGTAAAATCCAATCTGAAATACAGTTCTTTTTGGGCAGGGTTGATTTTGGGAATTACAGCAACCTGGCGACCTCCGCTATTAATTATGGGAATACCATTTCTTATTTTTAAAAAATGGAAACTGATCTCAGGTGGATTTTGTGGAATTGTATTAGGATTTGTATCATCCTTATTTATCAATGGCATCGATATTTGGAGAAGCTATTTTGCTGCAATGAAGATCGTCGAACAATTTCATTTGGGATTAATTGATTTTAAACTGCTCGTTCATGATCATTTTAATAATGTAGAAGGTGTGACAAATTCATTCTTCTCGGCAGATGTTCCCGGTTTGGATGCTTCCATTCAAGGTTTTTTATTCAATCAATTTGAAACCGTTGTTCATTCCAGATATCTCTGGTCTGCTTTGTTTATAATCACTATTGGTTTATCGATCTATCTTCTAAAAAAGCGTAATGAGAATAAAAGTTGGGAGATAATATTTTTCTGGGGCGTTACATTATTATTTTTAAGTGAATTCTTTTTACCTGCAGCAAGGCTTTCTTATAATAATGTTCTCTGGCTATTACCGATTAGTTTATTGATCATCGAAACAAATGATCCCACCAAATTAATTGATTCTCCCTTAATTTTATTTATTTTGGGAATTTTACTGAATTATCTTTATAACTTGCATATTCTAACCATTATATTTGCAGATTTTACAATATTGTTCTACTTGATATTCATGTGGTTCAAAATTGATAGAGTAAATTTGGGAACTCCAGCCAAGGTCAGTTAA
- a CDS encoding sigma-54 dependent transcriptional regulator yields MNKLKLPRNPKILIVDDEPDTLEIFSRHLAEDYHVETVESAYLALEKLKNQSFHIALTDLVMPGEDGLELLKKIKQKWPQTSVVVISGKASIEMAVQAMKLGAEEFIEKPVEDLEIIKLKIQNILRSKWQTEEIERLRSILDSEFDRCHIVGNSLPIQQIMEKIKKIAPLDTTVLITGETGVGKELFAELIYKNSNRKHEKFVVVNCGSIPETLLESMLFGHTRGAFTGAVKEKEGYFKEADGGTLFLDEITETSTAFQIKLLRALEKGTIRKVGGESDDFVDVRIIAASNLDILKEVQKGNFREDLYYRLNVIGINIPPLRERMEDIKLLANEFVQDFGKKYKKKELKISDQVMNLLLTRDWNGNVRELKNVIEHAVALCMHDTLILEDLPSHIFQTDDRKFYKRKYDNLTFAKAKESFEKQYVERMLKMFDGDVTKVANFSKIKRPNLYDKFKKYDIDPNDFRNRN; encoded by the coding sequence ATGAATAAACTGAAGTTACCCAGAAATCCCAAAATTCTAATCGTTGACGATGAACCAGACACTCTCGAAATATTCAGCCGTCATCTGGCAGAAGATTATCATGTAGAAACTGTAGAATCAGCATATCTGGCTTTAGAAAAACTTAAAAATCAATCTTTTCATATCGCCTTAACTGATCTGGTGATGCCGGGAGAAGATGGCCTGGAACTGCTGAAAAAAATTAAACAAAAATGGCCGCAGACCTCAGTAGTTGTAATTAGTGGAAAAGCCTCCATCGAAATGGCGGTTCAAGCCATGAAACTCGGAGCAGAAGAATTCATTGAAAAACCAGTTGAAGATTTAGAGATAATTAAATTAAAAATTCAGAATATTTTGCGTTCCAAATGGCAAACGGAAGAGATAGAGAGATTACGTTCCATTTTGGATAGCGAATTTGATCGTTGTCATATTGTTGGGAATAGTCTTCCCATCCAACAAATAATGGAAAAGATAAAGAAAATAGCCCCTTTGGATACTACAGTTCTAATTACCGGAGAAACTGGAGTTGGAAAAGAACTTTTTGCAGAATTGATCTATAAAAACAGCAATAGAAAACACGAGAAATTCGTGGTAGTAAATTGTGGTAGTATTCCCGAAACCCTTCTGGAAAGTATGCTTTTTGGCCATACAAGAGGTGCTTTTACAGGAGCTGTCAAAGAGAAAGAGGGTTATTTCAAAGAAGCAGACGGGGGAACTTTATTCCTAGATGAAATTACCGAAACTTCGACTGCTTTCCAAATTAAATTGCTTCGTGCTTTAGAAAAAGGAACAATTCGAAAAGTGGGCGGAGAAAGCGATGATTTCGTAGATGTTCGTATTATTGCTGCTTCAAATTTGGATATTCTCAAAGAAGTGCAAAAAGGGAATTTCCGGGAAGATCTATATTACAGATTAAATGTAATTGGAATCAATATTCCACCCTTAAGAGAAAGAATGGAAGATATTAAGCTGCTTGCCAATGAATTCGTTCAGGATTTTGGAAAAAAATATAAGAAAAAAGAACTTAAAATTTCGGATCAGGTAATGAATTTGTTATTGACTAGGGATTGGAATGGTAATGTGCGTGAACTAAAAAATGTGATAGAACATGCCGTTGCACTTTGTATGCACGACACGCTGATCCTGGAAGACCTTCCTTCTCACATTTTTCAAACTGATGATAGAAAATTCTACAAAAGAAAATATGACAATCTCACCTTTGCTAAAGCAAAAGAATCTTTCGAAAAACAATATGTAGAAAGAATGTTAAAAATGTTTGATGGTGATGTGACCAAGGTTGCCAATTTCTCTAAGATCAAACGCCCCAATCTCTATGATAAATTTAAAAAATACGATATCGATCCAAACGATTTTCGAAATAGGAATTAA